From Stenotrophomonas maltophilia, a single genomic window includes:
- a CDS encoding 2-isopropylmalate synthase, producing MTTIERITTPRIRIFDTTLRDGEQSPGCSMSPPQKLVMARALDELGVDIIETGFPASSQSDREAMALIGRELRRPSLSLAVLSRCLQADIETSARALEAAANPRLHVFLSTSPLHREHKLRMTREQVLESVRKHVSLARSYIDDVEFSAEDATRTELDYLIEVSRVAIAAGATTINLPDTVGFTTPEEIRAMFQQVIAGVADVPNAANVIFSAHCHNDLGLAVANSLAAIEGGARQVECTVNGIGERAGNCSLEEIAMVLKVRQAFYEQDSAINTPRIVGTSQLLQRLVGMPVQRNKAIVGANAFAHESGIHQHGMLRHRGTYEIMRPEDVGWEDSQMVLGRHSGRAAVEARLRALGFWLDEDELKLVFEQFKGLCEQQRVVTDADLQTLMQGGSNAQGYRLASMTISDVGSRANALVELSDPDGNRVAETAQGDGPVDALFGALSAATGVQLMLDSYHVHSVGIGADARGEANLSVRHEGVEYDGTGTSKDIIEASALAWLDVANRLLRQRQAAAHSSTDIPTPATA from the coding sequence GTGACCACCATTGAACGAATTACCACCCCGCGCATCCGCATCTTCGACACCACCCTGCGTGACGGCGAGCAGTCCCCCGGCTGCAGCATGAGCCCGCCGCAGAAGCTGGTGATGGCGCGTGCGCTGGACGAACTGGGCGTGGACATCATCGAGACCGGCTTCCCGGCCAGCTCGCAGTCCGACCGTGAGGCGATGGCCCTGATCGGCCGCGAACTGCGCCGCCCGAGCCTGAGCCTGGCGGTGCTGTCGCGCTGCCTGCAGGCCGACATCGAAACCTCGGCACGCGCACTGGAAGCGGCTGCCAACCCGCGCCTGCACGTGTTCCTGTCGACCAGCCCGCTGCACCGCGAGCACAAGCTGCGGATGACCCGCGAGCAGGTACTGGAGTCGGTACGCAAGCACGTATCACTGGCACGCTCGTACATCGACGATGTCGAATTCTCGGCCGAGGATGCCACCCGCACCGAGCTGGACTACCTGATTGAAGTTTCGCGCGTGGCCATCGCTGCCGGCGCGACCACCATCAACCTGCCCGACACCGTCGGCTTCACCACGCCGGAAGAGATCCGCGCGATGTTCCAGCAGGTCATCGCCGGCGTCGCCGACGTTCCCAATGCCGCCAACGTGATCTTCAGCGCGCATTGCCACAACGACCTGGGCCTGGCCGTTGCCAACTCGCTGGCCGCCATCGAAGGCGGTGCGCGTCAGGTCGAATGCACCGTCAATGGCATCGGCGAGCGCGCCGGCAACTGCTCGCTGGAAGAGATCGCGATGGTGCTGAAGGTGCGCCAGGCCTTCTACGAGCAGGACAGCGCGATCAACACCCCGCGCATCGTCGGCACTTCTCAGCTGCTGCAGCGCCTGGTCGGCATGCCGGTGCAGCGCAACAAGGCCATCGTCGGTGCCAACGCGTTCGCCCACGAATCGGGCATCCACCAGCACGGCATGCTGCGCCATCGCGGCACCTACGAGATCATGCGCCCGGAAGATGTGGGCTGGGAAGACTCGCAGATGGTGCTGGGCCGCCACAGTGGCCGCGCCGCCGTCGAAGCGCGCCTGCGTGCGCTGGGCTTCTGGCTGGACGAAGACGAACTGAAGCTGGTGTTCGAGCAGTTCAAGGGCCTGTGCGAACAGCAGCGCGTGGTCACCGATGCCGACCTGCAGACGCTGATGCAGGGCGGCTCCAACGCGCAGGGCTATCGCCTGGCGTCGATGACCATCAGTGACGTCGGCAGCCGCGCCAACGCGCTGGTCGAACTGTCCGACCCGGACGGCAACCGCGTGGCCGAGACCGCGCAGGGCGACGGCCCGGTCGATGCGCTGTTCGGCGCGCTGTCGGCGGCCACCGGCGTGCAGCTGATGCTGGACAGCTACCACGTGCACAGCGTCGGCATCGGCGCCGATGCGCGCGGCGAAGCCAACCTGAGCGTGCGCCACGAGGGCGTGGAGTACGACGGCACCGGCACCAGCAAGGACATCATCGAAGCCTCCGCGCTGGCCTGGCTGGATGTTGCCAACCGCCTGCTGCGCCAGCGCCAGGCCGCCGCCCACAGCAGCACCGACATTCCCACCCCCGCCACCGCCTGA
- a CDS encoding class I SAM-dependent methyltransferase: MSAFDTTALPAGQHWNAQDYAIDAGFVPLLGGAVARLLDPRAGERILDLGCGDGVLSTELALSGARIHGVDASPELVIAARARGVDAQVMDGHALSFDSEFDAVFSNAALHWMGTPDRVLEGVRRALRPGGRFVAEFGGHGNVATIIAAVQAARVAHGHGASAFQWYFPSADAYADRLRQHGFQVQLIECTPRPTPLPTGVAGWLRVFAAPLLDDLPAEVRATVREAATALLADLPRNAAGQPLADYVRLRVLARRR, from the coding sequence ATGAGCGCCTTCGACACCACTGCGCTGCCTGCAGGGCAGCACTGGAACGCCCAGGACTATGCGATCGACGCCGGCTTCGTGCCGCTGCTCGGCGGCGCGGTGGCGCGCCTGCTCGACCCGCGCGCCGGTGAACGCATCCTCGACCTGGGCTGTGGCGATGGCGTGCTCAGCACCGAACTGGCCCTCAGCGGCGCACGCATCCACGGCGTGGACGCGTCGCCGGAACTGGTGATTGCGGCCCGTGCGCGCGGTGTCGATGCGCAGGTGATGGACGGCCATGCGCTGTCGTTCGACAGCGAGTTCGACGCAGTGTTCAGCAATGCCGCCCTGCATTGGATGGGCACGCCTGACCGCGTACTGGAAGGCGTGCGTCGTGCCCTGCGCCCGGGGGGCCGCTTTGTTGCCGAGTTCGGTGGCCATGGCAATGTGGCCACGATCATCGCCGCGGTACAGGCCGCGCGCGTGGCGCATGGCCACGGTGCCAGCGCCTTCCAGTGGTATTTCCCCAGTGCCGACGCCTACGCCGACCGCCTGCGCCAGCATGGCTTCCAGGTGCAGCTGATCGAGTGCACGCCGCGCCCAACCCCGCTACCGACCGGTGTGGCCGGATGGCTGCGGGTATTCGCTGCGCCGTTGCTGGACGATCTGCCCGCCGAGGTCCGCGCCACCGTGCGCGAGGCCGCCACCGCGTTGCTGGCCGATCTGCCGCGCAACGCCGCCGGCCAGCCGTTGGCCGACTACGTGCGGCTGCGGGTACTCGCCCGTCGCCGCTGA